The Niastella koreensis GR20-10 genome includes a window with the following:
- the pbpC gene encoding penicillin-binding protein 1C yields MKTPDRKAIQQFLNRIITWRPRHRYTQIVYKWSKRLLLTVFIAIILFFALNWVFPVPDNIEYSTIITDSKGEVLHAFLTKDEKWRMKTELEEISPLLRKTIIEKEDKYFYRHPGINAMAIGRAFFKNIFRWKRTSGASTITMQVARALEPKRRTYFNKVVEMFRALQLEHKYTKNEILQLYLNLVPYGGNIEGVKSASILYFKKNPDHLSLAEITALSIIPNRPSSLVMGKHNDRIVQERNRWLQQFANDKVFTQKEIADALSEPLTATRGTVPQLIPHLAWKLKQQGGDIIKTNIELNTQLKTEKLVADYSRILTLKNIRNAAVIIIDNQTHNVITYVGSANFTDTIDAGQVNGAHAIRQPGSTLKPLLYGLCIDEGLMTPKAIITDVAVNYGGYAPENYDKQFNGYVTMEYALEHSLNIPAVKSLQSLGKDQFIDKLGACNFKQIKKDQRKLGLSLILGGCGATLEELTGMYTLFANEGRYVVPRYTQEAFHQPGEGQKILTPAATFMINEILSKVNRPDFPLNWQSTEHMPKIAWKTGTSYGRRDAWSIGYNKKYTVGIWTGNFSALGIPELSGANIATPLLFKIFNTIDYDSDQEWFTQPKDCDIRMVCSETGLPPGEHCGNTVTDYFIPLISSTQFCNNLQEVAISADEKFSYCKTCQPADGYKKKWYRTVTPDMQRYFEERHIVYEKIPPHNPNCERVFKDGGPAITSPRSGSEYYISKKHPEPLQLSCNVGNDVHKVYWYINNQFYKSDESHNRQFFMPEEGPVKISCTDDKGRNRDIWIRVKYVDL; encoded by the coding sequence ATGAAAACCCCAGACAGAAAAGCCATACAGCAATTTCTTAACCGTATAATAACCTGGCGCCCACGCCACCGTTATACCCAGATAGTCTATAAATGGAGTAAACGCCTGCTGCTTACTGTTTTTATTGCTATTATTTTATTCTTCGCACTTAACTGGGTATTCCCGGTTCCCGATAACATCGAATATTCAACTATTATCACCGATAGCAAAGGCGAGGTACTGCATGCCTTTCTTACCAAAGATGAGAAATGGCGGATGAAAACTGAGCTGGAAGAAATATCACCGCTGTTGCGCAAAACTATTATCGAAAAAGAAGACAAGTACTTTTACCGCCATCCCGGCATCAATGCCATGGCCATTGGCCGTGCTTTTTTTAAAAACATCTTTCGCTGGAAGCGCACCTCCGGCGCCTCTACCATCACCATGCAGGTGGCCCGCGCGCTGGAACCAAAACGAAGAACGTATTTTAATAAGGTGGTTGAAATGTTCCGCGCGCTGCAACTGGAACACAAATACACCAAGAATGAAATATTACAATTATACCTGAACCTGGTACCCTATGGTGGTAACATTGAAGGCGTAAAATCGGCTTCTATTCTTTATTTCAAAAAGAATCCCGATCACCTGTCCCTGGCCGAGATCACCGCCCTCTCTATTATTCCTAACCGGCCATCGTCGCTGGTAATGGGCAAACACAACGATCGTATTGTGCAGGAACGCAACCGCTGGTTGCAACAGTTTGCGAACGACAAAGTGTTCACCCAAAAAGAAATTGCCGATGCATTAAGCGAACCGCTTACTGCTACTCGGGGTACCGTTCCACAATTGATCCCTCACCTGGCCTGGAAACTGAAACAACAGGGCGGTGATATCATTAAAACAAATATTGAACTGAATACCCAGTTAAAGACCGAAAAACTGGTAGCAGATTATTCGCGTATTCTCACCCTGAAAAACATTCGCAATGCTGCGGTGATCATCATCGATAACCAAACGCACAATGTAATTACGTATGTAGGGTCGGCCAATTTCACCGATACCATCGATGCAGGGCAGGTAAATGGCGCTCATGCCATCCGCCAGCCCGGCAGTACCCTGAAACCTTTGTTATACGGGCTTTGTATCGATGAAGGATTGATGACACCCAAAGCCATCATCACCGATGTGGCCGTAAACTATGGCGGTTATGCGCCCGAGAATTACGACAAACAATTCAACGGGTATGTAACCATGGAATATGCGCTGGAACATTCCCTGAACATTCCGGCAGTTAAAAGTTTGCAGTCGCTTGGCAAGGACCAGTTTATTGATAAGCTGGGCGCCTGTAATTTTAAACAGATCAAAAAAGACCAGCGCAAACTCGGTCTTTCCCTGATCCTGGGTGGTTGCGGCGCCACACTGGAAGAATTGACCGGGATGTACACCCTCTTTGCAAACGAGGGGCGATATGTAGTGCCCAGGTATACCCAGGAAGCATTTCATCAGCCCGGTGAAGGTCAAAAGATCTTAACCCCTGCCGCCACGTTTATGATCAATGAGATCTTATCGAAAGTAAACCGCCCCGACTTTCCGCTTAACTGGCAAAGCACTGAGCACATGCCCAAGATAGCCTGGAAAACCGGCACCAGCTATGGCCGCCGCGATGCCTGGAGTATTGGTTATAATAAAAAATATACCGTAGGCATTTGGACAGGCAACTTCTCAGCATTGGGTATTCCCGAATTAAGCGGCGCCAATATTGCTACACCCCTGCTTTTCAAGATCTTCAACACCATCGACTACGACAGCGACCAGGAATGGTTTACCCAGCCAAAAGATTGCGACATCCGCATGGTATGTTCAGAAACCGGTTTGCCGCCAGGCGAACATTGCGGGAACACGGTGACAGATTATTTTATTCCGCTTATTTCATCTACCCAGTTTTGCAATAATCTGCAGGAGGTAGCCATCTCGGCCGATGAAAAGTTCTCGTATTGCAAAACCTGTCAGCCGGCGGATGGATATAAAAAGAAATGGTATCGTACGGTAACGCCCGATATGCAACGCTATTTTGAAGAACGGCATATTGTGTATGAAAAAATTCCGCCGCATAACCCCAATTGTGAGCGGGTGTTTAAGGATGGTGGCCCGGCAATTACTTCGCCCCGAAGCGGATCGGAATATTACATCAGTAAAAAACACCCTGAGCCTTTACAGTTATCCTGTAATGTAGGCAACGATGTGCACAAAGTGTACTGGTACATCAATAACCAGTTTTATAAATCAGATGAATCGCACAACCGCCAGTTCTTTATGCCCGAAGAAGGGCCGGTTAAAATTTCCTGTACAGATGATAAGGGAAGAAACAGGGATATTTGGATAAGAGTGAAGTATGTGGACCTATAG
- a CDS encoding head GIN domain-containing protein — protein sequence MKKISLVLLIALIGLNSCFFHGHRVKGNGQMTTQTKQFGDIKGVALSSDFDVFLTQGSPAGVKIEAEENIIPHIDMHIENDVLNIETEDNIWLQPRRHVNIYVTSPVFNVIHSSGSGNIKSETKITSDDKLKLGASGSGDIKIEVDAPEIDASVSGSGGVELAGETKKISGDVSGSGNIKAFNLMAEESNMNVSGSGNVQVYSSVKLVANVSGSGDVRYKGAAQTSTNVSGSGSVKKVD from the coding sequence ATGAAAAAGATATCACTTGTTTTATTGATTGCACTTATTGGGTTAAACTCTTGTTTCTTTCATGGCCACCGTGTAAAGGGAAATGGCCAGATGACAACCCAGACCAAACAGTTCGGCGATATTAAAGGCGTTGCGCTGAGTTCTGATTTTGATGTATTCCTGACCCAGGGCAGTCCCGCCGGCGTAAAAATAGAAGCGGAGGAAAATATCATTCCGCATATCGATATGCATATCGAAAATGATGTGTTGAATATTGAAACCGAAGATAACATCTGGCTACAGCCGCGCCGGCATGTAAATATATATGTTACTTCTCCGGTGTTCAATGTCATTCATTCAAGCGGATCTGGCAATATCAAATCAGAAACAAAGATCACCAGCGACGATAAACTGAAGTTGGGCGCCTCAGGAAGCGGCGATATTAAAATTGAGGTGGATGCTCCTGAAATTGATGCCAGCGTTTCCGGCAGCGGTGGAGTTGAACTGGCTGGTGAAACAAAGAAGATCAGTGGGGATGTAAGCGGTTCCGGCAATATAAAAGCTTTCAACTTAATGGCTGAGGAATCTAATATGAATGTTTCCGGCAGTGGTAATGTGCAGGTGTATTCCAGTGTAAAACTGGTTGCCAATGTTTCGGGCAGCGGTGATGTGCGTTATAAAGGCGCAGCACAAACAAGTACTAATGTTTCCGGTAGCGGGAGTGTAAAAAAAGTTGATTAG
- a CDS encoding ABC transporter ATP-binding protein, with translation MSSPLLQINNLQVDFVTEIGTTTAVKDISITVNRGEIVAIVGESGSGKSVTSLSILQLLPKASARYPQGDIRFSAGEGEPVNLLTQTPEQMRSIRGNQIAMIFQEPMTSLNPVFTCGHQVQEALRLHLKIGKKEAREKTIELFNRVKLPNPGQLFRRYPHQVSGGQKQRVMIAMAMSCEPSLLICDEPTTALDVTVQKTILQLIKELQQTQQMGVIFITHDLGVVAEVADRAVVMYRGEIVESGTVASIFTNPRHPYTKGLLACRPVLHPKGERLPVVSDFLENNRPFDISRYTQVVEPPVELKEPDTTVKQPFIQVSRLNVWFPSKTNLFGKPVDYVKAIDNIRFEIYKGETLGLVGESGCGKTTLGRTLLGLIQPTSGSVRYDGTDLAKVDAQTMKEMRKDIQIIFQDPYSSLNPRLTIGAAIAEPLKVHNIISSPAQRKDRVVELLEKVNLKAEHFNRYPHEFSGGQRQRIVIARALALKPDFIVCDESVSALDVSVQAQVLNLLNDLKAEMGFTIVFISHDLSVVRYISDRIMVMNKGKIEEIGDAEQVYFHPQKEYTKQLISSIPKGLIS, from the coding sequence ATGTCGTCACCGCTACTCCAAATAAATAACCTGCAGGTTGATTTTGTAACAGAAATCGGCACCACCACCGCCGTAAAGGATATCTCTATTACCGTGAACCGCGGTGAAATTGTGGCTATTGTGGGCGAATCGGGTTCCGGTAAATCGGTTACTTCCCTGTCGATCTTACAGCTGTTACCTAAGGCCTCGGCCAGGTACCCCCAGGGTGACATTCGGTTTTCTGCAGGTGAGGGGGAGCCGGTAAACCTGCTTACGCAAACGCCTGAACAAATGCGTTCCATTCGCGGCAACCAGATCGCCATGATCTTCCAGGAACCCATGACTTCCCTGAACCCGGTATTTACCTGTGGTCACCAGGTGCAGGAAGCCTTGCGGTTGCATTTGAAGATCGGCAAGAAGGAAGCCCGGGAGAAAACGATAGAACTTTTCAACCGGGTAAAGCTGCCTAACCCCGGGCAATTGTTCCGCCGGTATCCGCATCAGGTAAGTGGCGGGCAAAAACAACGCGTGATGATTGCCATGGCCATGAGTTGTGAACCTTCGTTGCTGATCTGTGATGAACCCACCACGGCCCTGGATGTTACGGTACAAAAGACCATTCTTCAACTGATAAAAGAATTACAGCAGACCCAGCAGATGGGCGTGATATTCATTACGCACGACCTGGGTGTGGTAGCCGAAGTGGCTGACCGCGCCGTGGTAATGTACCGCGGTGAAATTGTGGAAAGCGGAACTGTTGCCAGTATCTTCACCAATCCACGGCACCCTTATACAAAAGGACTGCTGGCCTGCCGGCCGGTGCTGCATCCCAAAGGGGAACGTTTGCCGGTAGTTAGTGATTTCCTGGAAAATAACCGCCCGTTTGATATAAGCCGTTATACCCAGGTAGTTGAACCGCCGGTTGAATTAAAAGAACCCGATACCACCGTAAAACAACCTTTTATTCAGGTATCGCGATTGAATGTATGGTTCCCTTCCAAAACAAACCTGTTTGGTAAACCGGTTGATTATGTAAAGGCCATCGACAACATCCGGTTTGAAATCTACAAGGGCGAAACGCTGGGGTTGGTAGGCGAGTCGGGCTGTGGTAAAACAACGCTTGGCAGAACCCTGCTGGGATTGATCCAGCCTACTTCCGGTTCTGTTCGTTATGATGGCACTGATCTGGCAAAGGTAGATGCCCAAACCATGAAGGAAATGCGCAAAGACATCCAGATCATTTTCCAGGATCCCTATTCCTCGTTGAATCCGCGCTTAACTATAGGCGCTGCTATTGCCGAACCTTTGAAAGTACATAATATTATTTCCAGCCCTGCACAACGGAAAGACAGGGTAGTGGAACTGCTGGAAAAAGTAAACCTGAAAGCAGAACATTTTAACCGCTACCCGCATGAGTTTTCCGGGGGCCAACGGCAGCGTATTGTAATTGCCCGGGCGCTGGCGCTAAAGCCTGATTTTATTGTTTGTGATGAATCGGTTTCTGCGCTGGATGTGAGCGTACAGGCGCAGGTATTAAACCTGTTGAACGACCTGAAAGCTGAAATGGGTTTTACCATTGTTTTTATCTCGCACGACCTGTCGGTGGTGCGTTATATCAGTGACCGCATTATGGTGATGAATAAAGGAAAGATCGAAGAGATTGGTGATGCGGAGCAGGTGTACTTTCACCCTCAGAAAGAGTATACGAAACAATTGATCTCATCTATTCCCAAGGGGCTTATTAGTTAA
- a CDS encoding DUF1415 domain-containing protein yields the protein MSTDQQIIEQTKKWIQSVVIGLNFCPFANREFKNNTIHYQVEHGVTRTDARNALLKECKRLDKEKSIATTLLIFPGYFTEFDSYLQFVSFAEKLLQQKGYEGVYQLATFHPQYKFEDSATDDAANYTNRSIYPMLHLLREDQVRKAIQFYGNADEIPLKNIQLAREKGTIYMKLLRDSCL from the coding sequence ATGTCAACCGATCAGCAAATCATTGAACAAACAAAAAAATGGATCCAATCTGTAGTAATAGGGTTAAACTTCTGTCCGTTTGCGAACCGGGAGTTTAAAAACAATACCATCCATTACCAGGTAGAACATGGAGTAACCCGCACCGATGCTCGCAATGCTTTGCTGAAAGAATGCAAACGGTTGGATAAAGAAAAATCCATTGCCACCACCCTGCTGATCTTCCCCGGTTATTTTACTGAATTTGACAGCTACCTGCAATTTGTTTCATTTGCCGAAAAACTGTTACAGCAAAAAGGGTACGAAGGCGTTTACCAGCTGGCTACCTTTCATCCGCAATACAAGTTTGAGGACAGCGCCACCGACGATGCCGCTAATTACACCAACCGCTCAATATACCCTATGCTGCATTTGTTACGGGAAGACCAGGTGCGCAAAGCCATTCAGTTTTATGGCAATGCCGATGAAATACCTTTAAAGAATATCCAACTGGCAAGAGAAAAGGGAACGATATATATGAAATTATTACGGGATAGTTGCCTGTAA
- a CDS encoding alpha-2-macroglobulin family protein, with protein sequence MRKQLIALITIGVCVLSMIAACNRSAVSLSYTNAKGEVQSLGNLVFRFDKSLVPDSLLNNWDSTEYISFEPKIAGRFRWEHPDELVFSPAQPLSPATSYKAKLSGDLLDHSKYGKLDKGEEINFFTPYLQLDNTNVTWMLPDQHSTTAYPQVDLYFNYAISPATIKDKMNLVVDGKPLKYSIITEGPDSRISLRLAGVKMEDKDLEAKVTFEKGLVPDGGVNGTKDAIENKVFIPSPYNLTINDVHAEHDGLTGTVFVRTSQQVVMSNLASLIRFEPAVKFSVQQTEDGFTISSENFDADKSYVLNINKGVSGRIGGTLHEPYSNNVVFGELEPSLSFANSKAVYLSALGNQNIEVRLTNVPKVKVIISKIYESNLLMAQRYGYSPKDSRGEGEGEDGEYYGGDYEDNSDLALGDVIYEQEIDTRSLPKYGNSHLFTFNVEDKLPDFKGIYHIKLRSAKDYWVSDSRFISKSDIGLIAREGKDKLFVFANSIKTAQPVNGMNVVVYGNNNQVLGTGATNTDGVAEVALSRKEFAGFKPAMIIAKTANDFNYLPFNSTRVNTSRFDVGGKHSNTTGLDAFIYAERDIYRPGEKVNFSVILRDRQWKSPGELPVKMKFLLPNGKELKNFRKTLNPQGATDGDVDISEAAITGSYTLEVYTSNDVLLGSKNFSIEEFVPDRIKVTAKLDKPYLEPAQSAHLAITAVNFFGPPAANRNYEAEVQTSVINFDPKKYDTYNFSIENQGLSFDKVVKEGSTDDNGNASVEYEAPALFANKGLLQTTFYATVFDETGRPVSRSTTANIYTQKMFFGIGSDGYWYYPLNQTVNFPLIALDKDEHVLNGARASVKVIKHEYRTVISKSGSYFKYESQKDDKVVAEQNITISGDKSTFPFVPRSPGDYELQVAIPGSESYVSKSFYSYGFWGGENSSFEVNTEGNIDIEADKSSYEAGENAKLLFKTPFDGRMLVTLETDKVVSYQYVNVDKRSASVDLKMTADHLPNVYVTATLIKPHDVSEMPLTVAHGYKSLKVEEKSRKINVEIVAQKSVRSRTHQKVTVKAAPNSFVTLAAVDNGVLQITDFKTPDPYNHFYAAKALEVNGYDLYPLLFPELKATLSSTGGDGELEMSKRTNPMPAKRFKIVSYWSGSTKTGGSGEAEFEFDIPQFSGEVRLMAVAYKDESFGSGETAMTVADPLVLSTALPRFLSPGDTVTVPVTITNTTKGSTSATATLNVSGPLNVLGDKQQTVSLNSNSEGQAIFQLVASPAVSTGKVRVDVQGLGEKFTDETEISVRPASPLQVVTGSGSFTGGNAQHLNIPLNDFLPNSTDYQLVVSRSPALELGKQLRYLVSYPYGCTEQTVSTAFPQLYIGDLADQLHTVEGGKSIANYNVQEAIRKIKLRQLYNGAVTLWDGEGTEDWWATIYAAHFLLEAQKAGFEVDKNVLNGILNYMNNKLKNKETILYYYNKDQKKKIAPKEIAYSLYVLALAGKPNVSAMNYYKANPMLLSLDCKYLLSVAYAIAGDKAKFKELLPSSFTGEVSVAQTGGSYYSDIRDESIALNALLDVDPSNTQIPVMAKHVADKMKQRYWYSTQECAFSFLSLGKMARAASKATVSADVKVNGKTVGSVSNSPLKLTAKQLGGTNIDLTSKGEGRLYYYWQSEGISVSGAYKEEDSYIKVRRRFFDRYGRVIDGNTFTQNDLVVVQITLEKSYSGDVDNIVISDILPAGFEIENPRTKEIPGMEWIKDAATPTALDVRDDRINLFDNLGSSRKTYYYAVRAVSPGNYRMGPVSAEAMYNGEYHSYNGGGVIRVVKK encoded by the coding sequence ATGCGTAAGCAATTGATCGCCTTGATTACAATAGGCGTTTGTGTGCTATCGATGATAGCCGCCTGTAATCGTAGTGCAGTTTCTCTCAGCTATACCAATGCCAAAGGTGAAGTACAATCCCTCGGTAACCTGGTATTCCGCTTTGATAAATCCCTTGTTCCTGATTCCTTGTTGAACAACTGGGATTCCACTGAGTATATTTCTTTTGAACCTAAGATTGCCGGCCGTTTTCGTTGGGAACATCCCGATGAACTGGTGTTTTCTCCTGCACAACCGCTGTCGCCTGCTACCAGTTATAAGGCGAAGCTCTCCGGCGATCTGCTCGACCATAGCAAATATGGCAAGCTCGACAAAGGCGAAGAGATCAATTTTTTCACACCGTACTTACAACTGGATAATACCAACGTAACCTGGATGCTGCCCGATCAGCATTCCACTACCGCGTACCCGCAGGTTGATCTGTATTTTAACTACGCTATCAGTCCTGCTACCATTAAAGATAAAATGAACCTGGTGGTAGATGGCAAGCCGTTGAAGTATAGTATTATTACCGAAGGCCCCGACAGCCGCATTTCGCTCCGCCTTGCGGGGGTGAAAATGGAAGATAAAGACCTGGAGGCTAAAGTAACCTTTGAAAAAGGACTGGTGCCCGATGGCGGGGTGAATGGCACCAAAGATGCGATTGAAAACAAAGTGTTCATTCCATCTCCGTATAATCTCACTATTAATGATGTACATGCCGAACACGATGGGTTAACCGGAACCGTGTTTGTTCGTACCAGTCAGCAGGTGGTAATGTCAAATCTCGCTTCGCTTATCCGGTTTGAACCGGCGGTAAAGTTTTCGGTTCAACAAACCGAAGATGGTTTTACCATAAGCAGCGAGAACTTTGATGCTGATAAAAGTTATGTATTAAATATAAACAAGGGTGTGAGTGGCCGCATTGGTGGTACATTGCATGAGCCGTATAGTAATAATGTGGTGTTTGGTGAGCTGGAACCTTCGTTGAGTTTTGCCAACAGCAAAGCTGTATACCTGAGCGCGCTGGGTAACCAGAACATTGAAGTGCGCCTTACTAATGTGCCAAAGGTAAAAGTGATCATTTCAAAGATCTACGAAAGCAACCTGCTGATGGCGCAGCGGTATGGCTATAGCCCTAAAGACTCAAGAGGCGAAGGCGAAGGAGAAGATGGCGAGTACTATGGCGGCGATTATGAAGATAACAGCGACCTGGCGTTGGGTGATGTGATCTATGAACAGGAGATCGATACGCGTTCGTTACCCAAATATGGCAACAGCCACCTGTTTACATTTAATGTAGAAGATAAGCTGCCCGATTTTAAAGGTATTTATCACATCAAGTTGCGGTCGGCTAAGGATTATTGGGTAAGCGACAGCCGTTTCATTTCAAAATCGGACATAGGTTTAATAGCCCGCGAAGGAAAAGATAAATTGTTTGTATTTGCCAACTCTATTAAAACGGCTCAACCGGTAAACGGCATGAACGTAGTGGTGTATGGCAATAACAACCAGGTGCTTGGTACCGGCGCCACCAATACAGACGGCGTGGCTGAAGTTGCTTTATCGCGTAAGGAGTTTGCCGGGTTTAAACCTGCGATGATCATTGCCAAAACAGCCAATGATTTCAACTACCTGCCGTTCAACAGCACAAGAGTAAATACTTCCAGGTTCGATGTTGGCGGTAAACACAGCAACACTACCGGGCTGGATGCGTTTATCTATGCTGAACGCGATATTTACCGTCCGGGTGAAAAGGTGAACTTTTCTGTGATCCTGCGCGACCGCCAGTGGAAATCACCGGGCGAGCTGCCGGTAAAAATGAAGTTCCTGTTACCAAACGGTAAGGAGTTAAAGAACTTCCGTAAAACATTGAATCCCCAGGGTGCTACAGACGGCGATGTGGATATTTCCGAAGCGGCTATCACTGGTAGCTATACGCTGGAAGTATATACCTCAAACGACGTATTGCTGGGCAGCAAGAACTTCAGCATCGAGGAATTTGTGCCCGATCGTATTAAGGTAACTGCCAAACTGGATAAACCTTACCTGGAACCGGCACAGAGCGCGCACCTGGCTATCACTGCTGTAAACTTTTTTGGACCGCCAGCTGCGAATCGTAATTATGAAGCAGAGGTCCAGACAAGCGTTATCAACTTCGATCCAAAAAAATACGACACTTATAATTTCAGTATAGAAAACCAGGGTCTGTCATTTGACAAAGTGGTGAAAGAAGGCAGCACCGATGACAATGGCAATGCCAGTGTAGAGTATGAAGCGCCTGCCTTGTTTGCTAACAAAGGGTTGTTACAGACAACTTTTTATGCAACCGTTTTTGATGAAACCGGCCGGCCGGTAAGCCGCAGCACCACTGCCAATATTTATACCCAGAAAATGTTCTTTGGTATTGGAAGCGATGGGTACTGGTATTACCCGCTGAACCAGACGGTGAATTTCCCGTTGATTGCGCTGGATAAGGATGAGCATGTGCTGAATGGCGCCCGCGCCTCGGTAAAAGTGATCAAACATGAATACCGGACCGTGATCTCAAAAAGCGGTAGTTATTTCAAGTATGAATCACAGAAAGATGATAAAGTAGTGGCTGAACAGAATATTACCATCAGCGGTGACAAAAGCACCTTTCCCTTTGTGCCCCGTTCACCCGGTGATTATGAACTGCAGGTTGCCATTCCCGGTTCAGAAAGTTATGTAAGCAAAAGCTTCTATAGTTATGGCTTCTGGGGTGGCGAAAACTCTTCATTTGAAGTAAACACCGAAGGGAATATCGATATTGAAGCTGATAAATCTTCTTACGAAGCAGGCGAGAACGCCAAACTATTGTTTAAAACACCGTTTGATGGTCGTATGCTGGTTACCCTGGAAACCGATAAAGTGGTTTCGTATCAATATGTAAATGTTGACAAAAGATCGGCATCGGTTGATCTGAAAATGACTGCCGACCATTTGCCAAACGTATATGTAACGGCCACGTTGATAAAACCACATGATGTTAGTGAAATGCCGTTAACGGTAGCGCACGGGTATAAGAGCCTGAAAGTAGAAGAGAAGAGCCGTAAAATAAATGTAGAGATCGTAGCGCAAAAGTCGGTTCGTTCACGTACCCACCAGAAGGTGACTGTAAAAGCAGCACCCAACAGCTTTGTTACATTAGCTGCTGTTGATAATGGTGTATTACAAATAACAGATTTCAAAACACCCGATCCATACAACCATTTCTATGCCGCCAAAGCACTGGAAGTAAACGGCTATGATCTGTATCCGCTGTTGTTCCCCGAGTTGAAAGCTACGCTGAGCAGCACGGGTGGTGACGGGGAACTGGAAATGAGCAAACGCACCAACCCCATGCCAGCCAAACGGTTCAAGATCGTTTCATACTGGAGCGGTTCAACCAAAACCGGTGGTAGCGGAGAAGCGGAGTTTGAATTTGATATTCCGCAGTTCAGTGGTGAAGTACGGTTGATGGCGGTTGCTTATAAAGATGAAAGCTTTGGCAGTGGCGAAACTGCGATGACGGTGGCAGATCCTTTGGTCTTAAGTACCGCATTGCCGAGGTTCCTGAGCCCGGGCGATACCGTAACAGTACCGGTTACCATTACCAATACAACAAAAGGTTCTACTTCAGCAACAGCTACCTTAAATGTAAGCGGTCCGCTGAATGTGCTGGGTGATAAACAACAAACCGTTTCACTTAACAGCAACAGCGAAGGTCAGGCCATCTTCCAGCTGGTTGCTTCGCCTGCGGTAAGTACCGGTAAAGTAAGAGTGGATGTACAGGGATTGGGTGAGAAGTTCACCGATGAAACGGAGATCAGTGTGCGCCCTGCTTCTCCATTGCAGGTAGTAACAGGTAGCGGATCGTTCACTGGTGGCAATGCACAACACCTCAATATTCCGCTGAATGATTTTCTGCCCAATAGTACCGATTACCAATTAGTAGTAAGCCGCAGTCCGGCACTGGAGTTGGGTAAACAATTGCGGTACCTGGTTTCTTATCCGTATGGTTGTACTGAACAAACGGTATCAACCGCCTTCCCGCAATTGTACATTGGCGATCTGGCCGATCAGTTGCACACTGTTGAGGGTGGTAAATCTATTGCCAACTATAATGTGCAGGAAGCCATTCGGAAGATCAAATTACGCCAGTTGTACAATGGTGCTGTTACCCTGTGGGATGGCGAAGGCACGGAAGACTGGTGGGCTACCATATATGCGGCGCACTTCTTACTGGAAGCGCAAAAGGCCGGGTTTGAAGTAGATAAGAATGTGCTGAATGGCATTCTCAACTACATGAACAATAAGTTGAAGAACAAGGAAACCATTTTGTACTACTACAATAAAGACCAGAAAAAGAAAATTGCGCCCAAAGAGATCGCATACAGTTTATATGTGCTGGCATTGGCAGGTAAACCCAATGTGAGTGCGATGAACTATTACAAGGCCAATCCTATGTTGCTGAGCCTTGATTGTAAATACCTGTTGAGTGTGGCCTACGCAATAGCCGGTGATAAAGCGAAGTTTAAGGAACTGTTGCCTTCTTCCTTCACTGGTGAAGTATCGGTGGCGCAAACCGGTGGCAGCTATTATTCAGATATCCGCGATGAATCAATTGCATTGAATGCCTTACTGGATGTAGACCCATCCAATACACAGATCCCTGTGATGGCGAAACATGTAGCTGATAAAATGAAACAACGTTACTGGTACAGCACGCAGGAATGTGCATTCAGCTTCCTGAGCCTGGGTAAAATGGCCCGTGCCGCCAGCAAGGCTACGGTAAGTGCGGATGTAAAAGTAAATGGCAAAACAGTGGGCAGTGTTTCAAACAGTCCGCTGAAATTAACCGCCAAACAATTAGGCGGCACCAATATAGATCTTACTTCCAAAGGTGAAGGCCGCCTGTATTACTACTGGCAAAGTGAAGGCATCAGCGTAAGTGGCGCCTATAAAGAAGAAGACAGCTACATTAAAGTTCGCCGCCGCTTCTTTGACCGCTATGGCCGGGTGATTGATGGCAATACGTTCACGCAAAACGACCTGGTGGTGGTTCAGATCACCCTGGAGAAATCGTACAGTGGTGATGTGGATAATATCGTTATCAGCGACATTCTGCCTGCCGGGTTTGAAATTGAGAACCCCCGTACCAAGGAAATTCCGGGTATGGAGTGGATCAAGGATGCGGCCACGCCTACGGCGCTGGATGTGCGCGACGATCGTATTAATTTATTTGATAACCTGGGCAGCAGCCGTAAAACATATTACTATGCCGTACGTGCCGTATCGCCTGGCAATTACCGCATGGGACCTGTAAGCGCCGAGGCCATGTATAATGGTGAATACCATTCGTATAATGGAGGTGGTGTGATAAGGGTTGTTAAGAAGTAG